The Geminocystis sp. M7585_C2015_104 genome contains the following window.
TTTTTAATATTTTCTAGGTAATATTAACCCAGAAAACCACTCCCTCTCACAGGAATACGTTAAAAATTTTATCCTGTTTGGTTCAACGGGGGCCTGTTTTTATTCTCCCCCGCCTCTGGATAACTTTTCCATTTCCTGACATTCAATCTCCGCCTTCCCCGGGTCCATATATTCAATCCATCAACTTTCTCAAGGCACAAAGGCAAAATTTCCATGCTTCCCCTTCCCTTTTCTTCCACATTTATTTCTCCTGTTTTATCTTTTTAAACCACAATTCCCTGATGGTAGCACACTTCCTCTTCTCTGAAAATATTTAAAACCATATAATTCTCCTTTACTCTTCGCTATGTAACCCCTGAGCAACTCTCATTTTCATATTCCGCCATTACTTGATTTATCTAAATGGCCCATCAATTATTCCTCATTTTATCTCCGCTATTTTTTATTTTTAAATAAAGAGCCATTTTGGTTCATAAAAAACTCCTGCCGTGCCGGCATGGGGAAACGTGTGCCACCGCATTTGCAAGGGTATAAATTTAATTCTCGGCCACGGGGGCAGGAACATTTAGAGAAAATTGTCAAAGGAACAAATTTCGCTAGAATTAGAAAAGAAAACTGGGAAGGGGAGGGAATACGTGCGGCTACAACAGGTGATTATTGCCTATAAAGCAGATGATCCAAATAGTAAAAAATGGGCAGAAAGGTGCGCCCTTGAGTTAGAGAATCGCAACTGCAATGTAATGTTAGGGCCAAGTGGTATTAAAAATAACCCCTACCCGGTATTTTTGGACTCGGCCAAGCAAAAAATCGATTTGGGAATCGTTTTCGGCGGGGATGGAACAGTTTTAGCGGCAGCACGTCACCTGGCACCAGAAAACATCCCCATTCTAGCAGTAAATGTGGGAGGACATCTAGGCTTCTTGACTGAGCCGTTTGAATTATTTGAAAATACAGAAGAAGTATGGGAACGGTTGGAAAACGACTTGTATGCGGTGGAAAGGCGAATGATGTTAGAAGCAAGGGTGTGGGAGAGGAATCAAAACCAAGAGGTGGTGGCGGTTAGCGAACGGTATTACTGTTTAAACGAGATGTGCGTCAAACCAGGCTATTTGGAAAGAATGCCTACCTGTCTGCTAGAAATGGAAGTAGATGGCGAAGTAGTAGACCAGTACCACGGAGATGGTCTAATCGTAGCTACACCCACCGGCTCCACCTGTTATACTGCCTCGGCCCACGGCCCTATTATACACCCCGGCATGAGTGCTATTGCCGTTACCCCCATTTGCCCCCTTAGTTTATCCAGTCGTCCCCTCATTCTACCACCTCGTTCCCTAGTTAGCATTTGGCCTTTGGGAGACTATGAAACTCAAAACAAACTCTGGACAGACGGCGTACTAGCCACTACAATTTGGCCAGGACAATGGGTGGAAATAAAAATGGCAGAATGTCTTGCCCAATTTATCATCCTCCGGGAGTCCTATTCATTCTATCAAACCCTTAGGGATA
Protein-coding sequences here:
- a CDS encoding NAD(+) kinase, whose translation is MRLQQVIIAYKADDPNSKKWAERCALELENRNCNVMLGPSGIKNNPYPVFLDSAKQKIDLGIVFGGDGTVLAAARHLAPENIPILAVNVGGHLGFLTEPFELFENTEEVWERLENDLYAVERRMMLEARVWERNQNQEVVAVSERYYCLNEMCVKPGYLERMPTCLLEMEVDGEVVDQYHGDGLIVATPTGSTCYTASAHGPIIHPGMSAIAVTPICPLSLSSRPLILPPRSLVSIWPLGDYETQNKLWTDGVLATTIWPGQWVEIKMAECLAQFIILRESYSFYQTLRDKLHWAGARIHHKNNRRH